One genomic window of Panicum hallii strain FIL2 chromosome 6, PHallii_v3.1, whole genome shotgun sequence includes the following:
- the LOC112897310 gene encoding mediator of RNA polymerase II transcription subunit 15a isoform X1, producing MDGAANWRPTQGADPAAVAAAGGVDPNAAAPAGGDWRTQLQPEARNRIVNKIMETLKKHLPVSVPEGLSELQKIAVRFEEKIYTAATNQSDYLRKISLKMLSMESQTKTQQNPGNAQVIPNQNPPGPAPGLPPQGSNPAQSSAIPLMSQQTRQPNASTSVQGSLPSLGQSLPGVSQTSTLQNMSGMPQNTMNNGLAQGTPQDMYAAQRQMAGRQQQQQQQQQQQAQNQLIYQQQKMLMNQKLQQNSLMQPHIQQQQSLLQSTQMQSSQQAMMQMSSGLQPGQSTISQTQPMAMQSATQSGIQQNPLNSVQQSVQSLLQQPTQSVMRQQQHPQSSMHQQTSLQQTQPTQQSNIPLQQQQPQLMGPQSNLQQNQLISQQNGAGLPVQSNNLLNMQQTQQMLNQQSMPLHQPQQLAPQGNMPNLHQQQQQQNQQQQLLGTAPNVSSMQRMHMSNKAIQQPQQQHHAQQASMGLMQPQSQQNQLQQSQHHMMSQFQSQPNQLQQQLGMQQRLQTSAGMLLQQNNIDQKQYIQAPRGLQEVSSSTSVDSTAQTGHPGAGDLQEEIYQMIKNLKDQYFAELNDLYNKISMKIQHVDNHMPAHQKSSDQYEKMKNFKALLERTLHFLQLNKSSIQTGFREKIPIYEKQIVNILNSQRRKPVQAPGQQQFQQSVGQAPSSNISQQQQAPGLQQHDSHTNQMPQASLPSMSTGVQSSGAPGMQHVPAPQATNFGVPTTQQNVTNALQPGSNLESAQGNNFNHVQHGSMGAALQQGSTGPMQGAMNAQQQSSSNLLSNNAMSTMQPNTNSMQQNASSLQQLKQQQQEHQIMQSQQIKRQQQMMQHLQQQKQMHQSQLPMQQQLQKQQQQGQMQVPQLHSGNDMNELKVRQGAAMKSGIYQQLGQRNYYQQMKQGGAFPISSPQNLQASSPQISHHSPQVDQHNLLQSQLKTGTPLHSANSPFVPSPSPPVAPSPIPVDSDKPLSNLSSLTSTGQAGHQQTSLPPQTQSIAVNTPGISASPLLAEFTSADGSQANVPTQVPIKSSAAERPLDRLLKALRTTQRQSLTAAVSDIGSVVSMIDRIAGSAPGNGSRAAVGEDLVAMTKCRLQARNFITHDGSGTSKKMKRDTSAMPLNVSLPGSVNDSLKQSYSVETPELQSTATSCVKWQKAEVNHALMEEIQEINQQLIDTELHVSEDDAESFAATSEGAEGTVIRCTFTAVAVSPSLKSMFASAQMSPILPLRLLVPASYPKCSPVLLDKFPDEQSRNSDDLSTKAKSKFSILLRGLAEPMSLREIARTWDACARKVISEYAQQTGGGSFSSSYGCWESCVGA from the exons ATGGACGGCGCCGCCAACTGGCGCCCCACGCAGGGGGCCGACCCTGCTGCCGTCGCTGCCGCCGGTGGCGTCGACCCtaacgccgccgcccccgccggagGCGACTGGCGCACCCAGCTCCAGCCCGAGGCGCGCAACAGGATCGTCAATAAGAT AATGGAGACTCTGAAGAAGCATCTGCCAGTATCAGTGCCTGAGGGGCTGAGTGAGCTTCAAAAAATTGCTGTGCGTTTTGAAGAGAAAATCTATACTGCAGCCACCAACCAG TCTGATTATCTGCGGAAGATTTCTCTGAAAATGCTGTCTATGGAGAGTCAGACAAAGACACAACAGAACCCTGGAAATGCTCAAGTGATTCCAAATCAAAACCCCCCAGGTCCAG CACCTGGCCTTCCTCCACAAGGCAGTAATCCAGCACAGTCATCAGCTATCCCATTGATGTCTCAACAGACACGGCAGCCAAATGCTTCTACATCTGTTCAGGGTTCTCTCCCTAGTCTTGGTCAGAGCTTGCCAGGTGTCAGCCAGACATCCACGCTGCAGAACATGTCTGGCATGCCGCAAAACACCATGAACAATGGTTTGGCACAGGGTACTCCACAAGATATGTATGCTGCACAAAGACAAATGGCAGgtaggcagcagcagcagcagcaacaacaacaacaacaagcaCAGAATCAGTTAATTTATCAGCAgcagaaaatgttgatgaaCCAGAAATTGCAGCAGAACTCACTCATGCAACCACACATTCAGCAGCAGCAATCTTTATTGCAGTCAACACAGATGCAATCTTCACAGCAGGCCATGATGCAGATGTCATCTGGCCTTCAGCCTGGGCAGTCCACCATTTCACAAACGCAGCCCATGGCTATGCAGTCCGCTACTCAGAGCGGCATTCAACAGAATCCTTTGAACTCAGTACAACAATCTGTGCAGTCATTACTCCAGCAGCCTACACAATCTGTAATGAGGCAGCAGCAACATCCACAGTCCTCCATGCATCAGCAGACTTCTTTGCAGCAAACTCAGCCAACTCAACAGTCCAACATTCCTTTGCAACAACAGCAACCACAATTAATGGGCCCACAGTCAAATTTACAACAAAATCAGTTAATCAGTCAACAGAATGGTGCTGGGCTACCAGTTCAGTCAAATAATCTTTTGAATATGCAACAGACGCAGCAGATGTTGAACCAACAATCAATGCCCTTGCATCAGCCTCAACAATTGGCCCCCCAGGGAAATATGCCAAATCtgcatcagcagcagcagcagcaaaatcagcagcagcagcttctTGGAACTGCACCAAATGTTTCAAGCATGCAACGAATGCATATGTCAAATAAGGCAATTCAGCAACCACAGCAGCAACACCATGCTCAGCAGGCATCGATGGGTTTGATGCAACCTCAGTCTCAGCAGAACCAGCTTCAGCAATCTCAACATCATATGATGTCACAGTTCCAGTCTCAGCCTAATCAACTGCAACAACAATTGGGAATGCAACAGAGACTTCAAACTTCAGCTGGCATGCTTTTACAACAGAATAACATTGATCAAAAGCAATATATTCAGGCTCCGAGGGGCCTTCAAGAAGTTTCATCCAGTA CATCTGTGGATTCCACTGCTCAAACTGGTCATCCAGGTGCAGGTGATTTGCAAGAGGAGATATATCAAATG ATTAAGAACTTAAAAGACCAGTACTTTGCAGAACTCAATGATTTGTACAATAAAATATCTATGAAGATACAACATGTTGATAACCACATGCCAGCTCATCAAAAGTCATCAGACCAGTATGAAAAGATGAAGAACTTCAAAGCATTGTTGGAGCGCACATTGCACTTCCTGCAACTTAACAAGAGCAGCATTCAGACAGGTTTTAGGGAAAAAATCCCAATATACGAGAAGCAAATTGTCAATATCCTAAATTCTCAAAGAAGGAAGCCTGTGCAGGCACCAGGACAACAACAGTTTCAGCAATCTGTTGGGCAAGCTCCTAGCTCTAACATTTCACAGCAACAACAGGCTCCAGGTTTGCAGCAGCATGATAGTCATACTAATCAGATGCCTCAAGCAAGTTTGCCTAGCATGAGCACAGGAGTACAGTCCTCTGGTGCACCTGGCATGCAGCATGTACCTGCGCCTCAAGCAACAAACTTTGGTGTTCCAACAACACAGCAAAATGTCACAAATGCACTGCAGCCTGGCTCTAATTTGGAGAGTGCCCAAGGAAATAACTTTAATCATGTGCAGCATGGTTCAATGGGTGCTGCATTGCAACAGGGAAGCACTGGTCCCATGCAGGGTGCAATGAATGCACAGCAGCAGTCCAGTAGTAACTTGTTATCCAACAATGCGATGAGTACAATGCAACCTAATACCAATTCCATGCAACAAAACGCAAGCTCATTGCAGCAGCTAAAGCAGCAACAACAGGAGCATCAGATTATGCAAAGTCAGCAAATAAAGCGTCAGCAGCAGATGATGCAACACTTACAGCAACAAAAGCAAATGCATCAGTCGCAGCTACCAATGCAGCAACAATTACAGAAACAACAGCAGCAAGGGCAGATGCAGGTCCCACAGCTTCATTCTGGAAATGATATGAACGAGCTAAAGGTTAGGCAAGGAGCTGCAATGAAATCTGGAATATACCAACAGCTGGGTCAACGCAACTATTATCAGCAGATGAAACAGGGTGGTGCCTTTCCAATTTCTTCTCCACAAAACCTCCAAGCATCATCCCcacaaatttcacaccattctCCTCAGGTTGATCAGCACAATCTGTTGCAGTCTCAACTCAAGACTGGAACACCACTGCATTCAGCTAACTCACCATTTGTTCCATCTCCATCCCCACCTGTTGCCCCATCTCCTATACCAGTGGATTCAGATAAACCACTCTCCAACTTATCATCACTTACTAGTACTGGGCAGGCTGGACATCAGCAAACTTCCCTTCCACCTCAAACACAATCAATAGCCGTTAACACACCAGGCATATCAGCATCACCCTTGCTAGCAGAATTCACAAGTGCCGATGGAAGTCAGGCTAACGTACCTACTCAAGTTCCAATCAAATCAAGCGCAGCAGAAAGGCCTCTTGACCGCTTGCTTAAAGCA TTGCGAACAACTCAGCGCCAATCCCTTACTGCTGCAGTTAGCGATATAGGTTCTGTCGTGAGTATGATTGACAGGATCGCTGGATCAGCACCTGGTAACGGTTCTAGAGCTGCTGTGGGTGAAGATCTTGTCGCTATGACAAAATGCCGCTTGCAAGCCAGGAACTTCATAACCCATGATGGGAGTGGTACATCAAAGAAAATGAAGCGGGACACTAGTGCTATGCCTCTTAATGTGTCATTGCCTGGAAGCGTCAATGATAGCTTGAAGCAATCATATAGTGTGGAGACTCCTGAGCTACAATCAACTGCAACCTCATGTGTCAAGTGGCAAAAGGCTGAG GTGAACCATGCTCTAATGGAGGAGATTCAGGAGATAAACCAACAGCTCATAGACACAGAGCTCCATGTCTCTGAGGATGATGCTGAGTCATTCGCTGCTACATCTGAGGGGGCTGAAGGGACAGTCATTCGATGCACGTTTACTGCTGTTGCTGTTAGCCCCAGCTTGAAATCCATGTTTGCTTCGGCACAGATG AGCCCGATTCTGCCGTTGAGGTTGCTTGTTCCTGCTAGCTACCCCAAATGCTCCCCGGTGCTCCTAGACAAGTTTCCAGATGAACAGAG CAGGAACTCGGACGACCTGTCTACAAAGGCCAAGTCAAAGTTCAGCATATTGCTCCGTGGTCTAGCAGAGCCCATGTCACTGCGAGAAATCGCAAGGACATGGGATGCCTGCGCCCGCAAAGTGATCTCCGAGTATGCCCAGCAGACCGGTGGAGGCAGTTTCAGCTCGAGCTACGGCTGCTGGGAAAGCTGCGTAGGCGCTTGA